In Ammospiza caudacuta isolate bAmmCau1 chromosome 2, bAmmCau1.pri, whole genome shotgun sequence, a genomic segment contains:
- the DGKH gene encoding diacylglycerol kinase eta isoform X2, translated as MWNISQGCITGTPAPMPDPPSVTCAERASLESLLTACLVKVHTACKDLYPRKCPLGQCKVSIIPPTALNSIDSDGFWKATCPPSCASPLLVFVNSKSGDNQGVKFLRRFKQSLNPAQVFDLMNGGPHLGLRLFQKFDNFRILVCGGDGSVGWVLSEIDKLSLHKQCQLGVLPLGTGNDLARVLGWGGSCDDDTQLPQILEKLERASTKMLDRWSIMSYELKLPAKPSILPVTAEESEECQISAYEDSVAAHLAKILNSDQHSVVISSAKILCETVKDFVAKIGKTYEKPMENAEEADAMAIKCSELNEKLDLLLQALHTEAQAAPILPGIAPPIVEEEPEEFSSEDSLSESKEQLAECVSKSSQKLFKPRQQLMLRANSLKKAVRQIIEQAEKVVDEQNAHSEEQVNQSPVEYSKELDESKEEEKEEDTKELESPSTKTAPRSPDRRTSRGIHSQTGSFSAPALAASKENLPVLNTRIICPGLRAGLAASIAGSSIISKMLLANIDPFGATPFIDPDPDSLEGYSEKCVMNNYFGIGLDAKISLEFNNKREEHPEKCRSRTKNMMWYGVLGTKELLQRTYKNLEQKVQLECDGQYIPLPSLQGIAVLNIPSYAGGTNFWGGTKEDDIFGAPSFDDKILEVVAVFGSMQMAVSRVIKLQHHRIAQCRSVKITILGDEGVPVQVDGEAWIQPPGVIKIIHKNRAQMLTRDRAFENTLKSWEDKQKYDSCKPVIRSPLYPQQAVELATEEEVAQIQLCSQAAEELITRICEAAKVHGLLEQELAHAVNACSHALNKANPRFPESLTRNTAMEIAVNVKALHNETESLLVGRVPLQLEAPHEELLSDALHSVEIELRKLAEIPWLYYVFQPNDDEDPPLDYAKRNNRSTVFRIVPKFKKEKIQKHKTSSQPGPGDNESGSYEANSPGN; from the exons ATGTGGAACATTTCTCAGGGATGCATAACTGGTACGCCTGCTCCCATGCCCGACCCACCTTCTGTAACGTGTGCAGAGAGAGCCTCTCTGGAGTCACTTCTCACGGCCTGTCTTGTGAAG GTTCACACAGCCTGTAAAGATCTGTACCCTCGTAAATGTCCACTTGGCCAATGTAAGGTATCGATCATCCCTCCAACAGCACTAAACAGTATAGACTCCGATG GTTTCTGGAAAGCCACATGCCCGCCATCCTGTGCCAGTCCTCTTTTAGTTTTTGTTAACTCAAAGAGTGGAGACAATCAGGGAGTAAAGTTTCTTCGTCGATTCAAACAGTCGTTAAATCCAGCTCAGGTCTTCGATTTAATGAATGGAGGACCTCACTTAGG TTTGCGGTTATTTCAGAAGTTTGACAACTTCAGGATTCTTGTGTGTGGTGGCGATGGAAGTGTGGGTTGGGTCTTGTCAGAAATTGATAAGCTCAGCTTGCACAAGCAG TGTCAGTTAGGAGTGTTACCCCTTGGTACTGGAAATGACCTTGCTCGTGTCCTTGGCTGGGGAGGATCCTGTGATGATGATACGCAACTTCCTCAGATATTGGAAAAACTAGAACGAGCCAGCACGAAAATGTTAGACAG GTGGAGTATAATGTCATATGAACTGAAATTACCAGCAAAGCCTTCTATTCTTCCTGTGACTGCAGAAGAGTCAGAGGAGTGCCAG ATATCTGCTTATGAGGATTCAGTTGCTGCTCATCTTGCAAAAATTCTCAATTCTGATCAGCATTCAGTTGTCATATCATCTGCCAA AATATTATGTGAAACTGTAAAGGACTTTGTTGCCAAAATAGGGAAGACTTACGAAAAACCAATGGAAAATGCAGAGGAAGCGGATGCCATGGCCATTAAA TGCTCAGAGTTAAATGAAAAGCTGGACCTATTGCTCCAGGCTCTTCACACAgaagcccaggctgctcccattCTCCCAGGCATTGCTCCCCCCATCGTGGAAGAAGAACCAGAGGAGTTCTCAAGTGAAGATTCCTTGTCTGAAAGTAAAGAGCAGTTAGCAGAGTGTGTCTCAAAGTCTTCCCAGAAGCTCTTCAAACCAAGGCAACAGTTAATGCTCCGAGCAAACAGCTTGAAGAAGGCTGTGAGGCAGATTATTGAACAAGCAGAAAAAG TTGTGGATGAGCAGAATGCTCATAGTGAAGAACAAGTGAACCAGTCTCCAGTAGAATACAGCAAAGAATTGGATGAATccaaagaagaggaaaaagaggaagataCAAAGGAACTTGAGTCTCCATCAA CTAAAACTGCACCAAGATCTCCTGATAGACGTACAAGCCGAGGTATCCATTCTCAGACAGGTTCTTTctctgccccagctttggcagCAAGCAAGGAAAACCTCCCAGTACTTAACACGAGGATTATCTGTCCAG GTTTAAGGGCTGGTCTAGCTGCTTCCATTGCAGGAAGTTCAATTATTAGCAAAATGTTGCTAGCAAACATCGATCCATTTGGTGCTACGCCGTTTATTGACCCGGATCCAGATTCCtt GGAGGGATATTCAGAAAAATGTGTCATGAACAACTACTTTGGAATTGGGTTAGATGCAAAAATTTCCCTAGAATTTAATAACAAGCGAGAAGAGCACCCTGAAAAATGCAG AAGTCGGACGAAAAACATGATGTGGTATGGAGTTCTTGGCACAAAAGAGCTATTGCAGAGAACTTACAAGAACTTAGAACAAAAAGTTCAACTAGAG TGTGATGGACAGTACATCCCCCTTCCAAGCCTGCAGGGCATAGCTGTGCTTAACATTCCCAGCTATGCTGGTGGGACTAATTTCTGGGGTGGAACCAAAGAAGATGAT ATATTTGGAGCTCCATCATTTGATGATAAAATCTTAGAAGTTGTTGCTGTATTTGGCAGCATGCAGATGGCAGTGTCCAGAGTCATCAAACTGCAGCACCACAGGATAGCTCAG TGTCGGTCAGTAAAGATCACCATACTTGGTGATGAAGGGGTTCCAGTGCAAGTCGATGGAGAGGCATGGATCCAGCCCCCAGGAGTTATTAAGATTATACATAAAAACAGAGCTCAGATGCTAACACGAGACAGA GCCTTTGAAAACACCCTGAAGTCTTGGGAGGACAAACAGAAGTATGATTCCTGCAAACCTGTCATTCGATCTCCCTTGTACCCTCAGCAAGCTGTTGAGTTGGCTACAGAAGAAGAAGTTGCACAGATCCAGTTGTGCTCACAAGCTGCAGAAGAACTTATTACCAG GATCTGTGAAGCAGCAAAAGTACATGGCCTCTTGGAGCAGGAGCTTGCTCATGCTGTTAATGCATGTTCACATGCATTAAATAAAGCCAACCCAAGGTTTCCTGAG AGCCTTACCAGAAACACTGCCATGGAGATAGCTGTCAATGTGAAAGCCTTACACAATGAAACAGAATCTCTGCTAGTAGGAAGAGTTCCTTTG CAGTTAGAAGCTCCCCATGAAGAACTGTTGTCTGATGCTTTGCACAGTGTGGAAATAGAGTTGAGAAAACTTGCTGAGATTCCTTGGCTTTATTATGTTTTTCAACCAAATGATGATGAG GATCCCCCTCTGGATTATGCTAAAAGAAACAATAGAAGTACAGTGTTTCGTATAGTGccaaagtttaaaaaagaaaaaattcagaagcATAAGACCAGCTCTCAGCCTG